Proteins from a genomic interval of Psychrobacter fulvigenes:
- a CDS encoding glutathione peroxidase, whose translation MSSIYDFTAERMDGTQQDFTDYQGKVLLIVNTASKCGFTPQFAGLETLYQQYKDRGLMVIGFPCNQFGNQDPGSNEEIGNFCQKNYGVSFPMMTKVDVNGKDAHPIFDWLKEQKGGVLTDGIKWNFTKFLVGDDGHVLERYAPTTKPESMASDIERALLAIK comes from the coding sequence ATGAGCAGTATTTATGATTTTACAGCAGAGCGTATGGATGGTACGCAGCAAGACTTTACTGATTATCAAGGCAAAGTATTGTTGATAGTCAACACAGCTAGTAAGTGTGGTTTTACGCCGCAGTTTGCAGGTTTGGAGACTTTGTATCAACAATATAAAGATCGAGGGCTTATGGTCATTGGCTTTCCTTGCAACCAGTTTGGTAACCAAGATCCTGGTAGTAATGAGGAGATTGGTAATTTTTGTCAAAAGAACTATGGTGTGAGCTTTCCAATGATGACTAAAGTAGACGTCAATGGTAAAGACGCCCATCCTATCTTTGATTGGCTAAAAGAGCAGAAGGGCGGTGTACTTACTGATGGTATCAAATGGAACTTTACTAAGTTTTTAGTGGGTGACGATGGGCACGTACTTGAACGCTATGCGCCAACGACTAAACCAGAGTCTATGGCATCCGACATTGAGCGCGCATTATTAGCTATCAAGTAG
- the msrB gene encoding peptide-methionine (R)-S-oxide reductase MsrB → MQDNQLSAEEVAQLTEADWKERLSADEYRVMREKGTERPFTGVYNDINDDGVYRCKGCGAKLFDSASKFDAGCGWPSFDQGIDNSAIDEHVDDSLGMRRTEVTCSNCDAHLGHVFPDGPRETTGMRYCINSVAIDLDKTAK, encoded by the coding sequence ATGCAAGACAATCAGTTGAGTGCCGAAGAAGTCGCACAATTAACCGAAGCTGACTGGAAAGAGCGTCTCAGCGCCGATGAGTATCGCGTCATGCGAGAGAAGGGCACAGAACGTCCTTTTACGGGCGTTTATAATGATATTAATGATGACGGTGTTTATCGCTGCAAAGGCTGCGGTGCAAAGTTATTTGACTCAGCAAGCAAGTTTGATGCGGGCTGCGGTTGGCCAAGTTTTGATCAGGGCATAGATAACAGCGCCATTGATGAGCATGTTGATGACTCGCTAGGCATGCGCCGTACTGAAGTGACCTGTAGTAACTGTGATGCGCATTTAGGACATGTCTTCCCTGATGGTCCACGCGAGACTACTGGTATGCGCTACTGTATCAACTCGGTTGCTATCGATTTGGATAAGACGGCTAAGTAG
- a CDS encoding aminotransferase class I/II-fold pyridoxal phosphate-dependent enzyme, with amino-acid sequence MVMIDNKDKLAQAERLVQLRRDKGMTAEQLAQAMTQAGAKVSRGAISNWERGTNGIVSSKLPTLARILGCSEGYLLRGDIINDNSHKTVDASTDKQTLTTDHNQDSKNKTTMGSNTMASLKKSAKLQNVCYDIRGPLLKAATQMEAEGQRIIKLNVGNPAPFGLDAPHEILRDVSMNLSEATGYSDSQGVFSARKAVLQYYQSKGLLSAVDVRDVYLGNGVSELIVMTMQALMDDGDEVLIPMPDYPLWTAAANLAGGTAVHYRCNEEDNWHPDIEDIKSKITSKTKGIVVINPNNPTGALYSNDILKQIIEVAKEHDLVLVADEIYDRVLYDEAVHTPMSTLTDEVLVLTYNGLSKSHRIAGFRAGWLMVSGKKQHAADFIEGLDMLASMRLCANVPAQYAIQTAMGGYQSMQALTAESGRLYKQREMAVSRLNAIPGISCTLPQGAFYCFPKIDLEIYPIEDDMQFMMDLLIDEKVLMVQGSGFNWNAPDHFRVVFLPNLHDLEDAMDRLDRFFAKKRQQFGTDDIVNTSSKNTLSADVNALEA; translated from the coding sequence ATGGTTATGATTGATAATAAAGACAAGTTGGCACAAGCTGAACGCTTGGTACAGCTGCGTCGCGACAAAGGCATGACTGCTGAGCAACTGGCACAGGCCATGACCCAAGCTGGTGCTAAGGTCAGTCGCGGTGCTATCTCTAATTGGGAGCGCGGTACTAATGGTATCGTTTCCTCAAAGCTGCCAACGCTTGCACGCATCTTGGGATGCAGTGAAGGTTATTTACTGCGTGGCGACATTATAAATGATAATAGCCATAAGACAGTAGACGCTTCCACAGACAAACAAACTCTAACCACCGACCACAACCAAGACTCAAAAAACAAAACGACTATGGGTAGCAATACTATGGCTTCACTAAAAAAATCCGCCAAATTACAAAACGTCTGCTATGACATTCGTGGCCCTTTACTAAAAGCGGCGACCCAAATGGAAGCAGAGGGTCAACGTATCATCAAGCTAAATGTCGGTAACCCTGCTCCCTTTGGTCTGGATGCGCCACATGAAATCTTGCGTGATGTATCAATGAACCTATCTGAGGCAACTGGCTATTCAGACTCACAAGGTGTTTTTTCAGCGCGCAAAGCTGTATTGCAATATTATCAGTCAAAAGGCTTGCTCTCTGCTGTAGACGTACGTGATGTGTATTTGGGCAATGGGGTTTCTGAGCTGATTGTCATGACCATGCAAGCGCTGATGGACGATGGTGATGAGGTTCTGATTCCAATGCCAGACTATCCTCTGTGGACAGCAGCAGCGAACTTGGCCGGTGGTACAGCGGTGCACTATCGCTGTAATGAAGAAGACAACTGGCACCCTGATATCGAAGACATCAAATCCAAGATTACCAGCAAGACCAAAGGCATTGTGGTTATCAATCCCAACAACCCAACAGGCGCACTATACTCAAACGACATCCTTAAGCAGATCATCGAAGTCGCTAAAGAGCATGACTTAGTTCTAGTGGCAGATGAGATCTATGATCGCGTGTTGTATGATGAGGCGGTGCATACACCAATGAGCACATTAACTGATGAGGTCTTGGTTTTAACTTACAATGGTCTATCCAAGTCTCATCGAATCGCCGGATTCCGTGCTGGCTGGCTCATGGTATCGGGTAAGAAACAACATGCTGCAGATTTCATCGAAGGCTTAGACATGCTCGCTTCTATGCGCCTGTGCGCCAACGTCCCTGCGCAGTATGCCATTCAAACGGCTATGGGTGGCTACCAAAGTATGCAAGCGCTCACTGCGGAATCTGGACGTCTATACAAGCAGCGTGAAATGGCAGTTTCTCGTCTGAATGCTATCCCTGGTATCTCATGTACCCTGCCCCAAGGCGCGTTTTATTGTTTTCCAAAAATAGATCTTGAGATTTACCCCATCGAAGATGACATGCAGTTTATGATGGATCTTTTAATCGATGAAAAAGTACTGATGGTGCAGGGATCGGGCTTTAATTGGAACGCCCCTGATCACTTCCGCGTGGTATTTTTACCCAACCTTCATGATTTAGAAGATGCGATGGATCGCTTGGATCGTTTCTTTGCAAAAAAACGCCAACAGTTTGGCACAGATGACATTGTAAATACCTCATCTAAAAACACTTTATCTGCAGACGTCAACGCTTTAGAGGCCTAA